The proteins below come from a single Cupriavidus sp. P-10 genomic window:
- a CDS encoding ABC transporter ATP-binding protein has product MPDFILQTQRLSKSFRGFTAVSEVDLNVRRGSIHALIGPNGAGKTTCFNLLTKFLEPTAGTILFNGIDITREKPAQIARRGVIRSFQISAVFPHLTVRENVRIGLQRQLGTAYQFWRSKRSLDVLNARAMDLLEQVGLTEFAETITVNLPYGRKRALEIATTLAMEPELMLLDEPTQGMGHEDVDRVTQLIKQVSAGRTILMVEHNMNVVSSIADKITVLQRGAILAEGPYAEVSKDSRVMEAYMGTADAELQGAH; this is encoded by the coding sequence ATGCCGGATTTCATTCTGCAGACGCAGCGGTTGTCCAAGTCATTCAGAGGCTTTACTGCCGTCAGTGAAGTCGACCTGAATGTACGCCGCGGCTCGATCCACGCCTTGATCGGGCCGAACGGCGCGGGCAAGACCACCTGCTTCAACCTGCTGACCAAGTTCCTGGAGCCGACCGCCGGCACCATTCTGTTCAACGGCATCGACATCACGCGCGAAAAGCCAGCGCAGATTGCGCGGCGGGGCGTGATCCGCTCGTTTCAGATTTCCGCGGTGTTCCCGCACCTGACCGTACGCGAGAACGTACGCATCGGCCTGCAGCGTCAACTGGGTACTGCCTACCAGTTCTGGCGCAGCAAGCGTTCGCTCGACGTGCTAAATGCCCGCGCGATGGATTTGCTCGAACAAGTCGGGCTGACCGAGTTCGCCGAGACCATCACTGTCAACCTGCCTTACGGCCGCAAGCGTGCGCTCGAGATCGCGACCACCCTCGCGATGGAGCCGGAACTGATGCTGCTCGATGAGCCGACGCAGGGCATGGGCCATGAGGACGTGGATCGCGTGACCCAGCTGATCAAGCAGGTTTCTGCCGGCCGCACGATCCTGATGGTCGAGCACAACATGAATGTCGTGTCGTCGATTGCCGACAAGATCACCGTACTGCAACGCGGTGCGATTCTGGCCGAGGGCCCTTACGCCGAAGTCTCGAAGGATTCGCGCGTCATGGAAGCCTACATGGGTACGGCCGACGCCGAGCTGCAAGGCGCGCATTGA
- a CDS encoding tripartite tricarboxylate transporter substrate-binding protein — MRRTILSRTSPTSPLPCRRPTSFRCQQTPASRPFRTTSFPTRRPIPETKTSASAGNGTSDHLTADLFWQKGSVLAENRHNRDPHTYMGGAPAKNDLPGGQVDATFMNLNTAVPHIKAGKLRARLSCPTCRPWKSPSSRA; from the coding sequence GTGCGCCGTACGATCCTTTCAAGGACTTCGCCTACCTCACCGTTGCCGTGCAGGCGCCCAACGTCCTTTCGGTGCCAGCAAACTCCCGCTTCAAGACCATTCAGGACAACATCGTTTCCTACGAGAAGGCCAATCCCTGAGACGAAGACGTCCGCATCTGCCGGAAACGGGACAAGCGACCATCTCACCGCGGATCTGTTCTGGCAGAAAGGATCTGTTCTGGCAGAAAACCGGCACAACCGGGATCCACATACGTACATGGGCGGCGCCCCGGCGAAGAACGACCTGCCTGGCGGACAGGTCGACGCCACCTTCATGAATCTCAATACAGCGGTCCCGCACATCAAGGCAGGCAAGCTGCGCGCTCGCCTATCCTGCCCGACGTGCCGACCATGGAAGAGTCCGTCGTCAAGGGCGTGA
- a CDS encoding ABC transporter substrate-binding protein — protein MNAPALRFGALAALTAICQLASAAEPFRIGALVDMSGVYSGIGGPGGIAAVKMAVQDFGGKVLDRPIEVLGADYQNKVDIASTRAREWYDRNNVEMIIESTDSASALALQKLGESKKKITIFAGSATTELTGKQCSPYGIHYVYNTYALANGTARAILEEGKKDWFFITADYAFGHSLESNAINVVEQLGGKVAGKVRHPLAASDFASFLLQAQASNAQVIALANAGRDTQNAVRQASEFGLGTGKQVVAPLLIFDSDLKGMGLKAAQGLQFTTAFYWDYNDETRAFGKKFFAQTKMMPTMVQAGMYSAVTHYLKAVQAAGSADPDKVMAKMRATPVNDFFAKDGRILANGLMAHDMYLAEAKKPSESKGEWDLLKIRKIIPKDKAFEPLEKSACPLKG, from the coding sequence ATGAATGCACCCGCACTGCGCTTCGGCGCACTCGCCGCACTGACGGCGATTTGCCAGTTGGCTTCCGCCGCGGAGCCATTCCGCATCGGCGCCTTGGTAGATATGTCCGGGGTCTATTCCGGCATCGGCGGTCCTGGCGGTATCGCAGCCGTCAAGATGGCGGTTCAGGACTTCGGCGGTAAGGTTCTGGACCGGCCCATCGAGGTGTTGGGTGCCGACTACCAGAACAAGGTCGATATTGCTTCCACCCGTGCCCGGGAGTGGTATGACCGGAACAACGTCGAAATGATCATCGAGTCCACCGACTCGGCCTCGGCGCTGGCGCTGCAGAAACTTGGCGAGAGCAAAAAGAAGATCACGATCTTCGCGGGTTCCGCCACTACGGAACTGACGGGCAAGCAGTGCTCGCCTTACGGTATTCACTACGTGTACAACACCTACGCGCTGGCAAACGGCACGGCACGCGCAATCCTGGAAGAAGGCAAGAAGGACTGGTTCTTCATCACCGCCGACTATGCATTCGGCCATTCGCTCGAGTCGAATGCCATCAATGTGGTGGAGCAGCTGGGCGGGAAGGTTGCCGGCAAGGTCCGCCATCCGCTTGCGGCATCGGACTTCGCATCGTTCCTGCTGCAGGCACAGGCGTCAAATGCGCAGGTGATTGCATTGGCCAACGCGGGACGCGATACACAGAATGCGGTTCGCCAGGCTTCGGAGTTCGGACTCGGGACTGGCAAGCAGGTGGTGGCGCCGCTGCTGATTTTCGATAGCGACCTGAAAGGCATGGGCCTGAAGGCGGCGCAGGGACTGCAGTTCACCACGGCATTCTACTGGGACTACAACGACGAGACCCGCGCTTTTGGCAAGAAGTTCTTCGCACAGACCAAGATGATGCCGACCATGGTTCAGGCCGGTATGTACTCCGCGGTGACGCACTACCTGAAGGCGGTACAGGCGGCAGGTAGCGCGGACCCCGACAAGGTCATGGCGAAGATGCGCGCGACGCCGGTCAATGACTTCTTTGCCAAGGACGGCCGCATTCTGGCAAACGGGCTGATGGCGCATGACATGTACCTGGCTGAAGCCAAGAAGCCGTCTGAGTCCAAGGGCGAATGGGACCTGCTGAAGATCCGCAAGATCATCCCCAAGGACAAGGCCTTCGAGCCACTGGAAAAGAGCGCCTGTCCGCTCAAGGGCTGA